In one Bosea sp. RAC05 genomic region, the following are encoded:
- a CDS encoding glutathione S-transferase family protein, producing the protein MKLYDGGRAPNPRRVRIFFAEKGVPLPELVPVDIGKREHKSEAFTRLNPSQRLPVLVLDDGTALAETIAICRYIESLHPQPPLFGRDAREQALVEMWNRRIELGLFSAVAAVFRHSHPSMAELETQVPEWAEANREQIDDHLWLLELQLAGSRFLCGEDLTVADITAGIAIDFMKPSRIPLPEDFVQIRRWHAELSARPSWKA; encoded by the coding sequence ATGAAGCTCTATGATGGCGGTCGCGCGCCCAATCCGCGGCGGGTGCGGATCTTCTTCGCCGAGAAGGGCGTGCCGCTGCCCGAACTGGTCCCGGTCGACATCGGCAAGCGGGAGCACAAGAGCGAGGCCTTCACCCGGCTCAACCCCTCCCAGCGCCTGCCCGTGCTGGTGCTGGACGACGGCACGGCCCTGGCCGAAACCATCGCCATCTGCCGCTATATCGAGAGCCTTCACCCGCAGCCGCCGCTGTTTGGCCGCGATGCCCGCGAGCAGGCCCTTGTCGAGATGTGGAACCGTCGCATCGAGCTCGGCCTCTTTTCCGCGGTGGCCGCGGTGTTTCGCCATTCCCACCCCTCGATGGCCGAGCTCGAGACGCAGGTGCCGGAATGGGCCGAGGCCAATCGCGAGCAGATCGACGATCATCTCTGGCTGCTCGAACTGCAGCTCGCGGGCAGCCGCTTTCTCTGCGGCGAGGACCTGACCGTGGCCGACATCACCGCCGGCATCGCGATCGACTTCATGAAGCCCTCCCGCATCCCGCTGCCGGAGGACTTCGTCCAGATCCGGCGCTGGCATGCCGAGCTGTCGGCGCGGCCGAGCTGGAAGGCCTGA
- a CDS encoding uracil-DNA glycosylase family protein, giving the protein MTGSDGLEALLAELRACRICRDAPSRGPPLPHEPRPVIQASATARLCIAGQAPGTRVHASGQPFTDPSGVRLRGWLGLDEGRFYDAAKVAIVPMGHCFPGLDAKGGDRPPRAECAPAWRARVFAGLPAVELVLAIGRYAQLWHLREAAAGTLSETMADWRAIWARPDRPRILPLPHPSWRNNAWLRRHPWFEAELVPVLRREVARLVG; this is encoded by the coding sequence ATGACCGGGAGCGATGGTCTGGAGGCGCTGCTGGCCGAGCTGAGGGCTTGCCGCATCTGCCGCGATGCGCCGTCCCGCGGGCCGCCGCTGCCGCACGAGCCGCGTCCGGTCATCCAGGCCTCGGCGACGGCGCGGCTGTGCATCGCCGGACAGGCGCCCGGCACGCGGGTGCATGCTAGCGGCCAGCCCTTCACCGACCCGTCGGGCGTGCGCCTGCGCGGCTGGCTCGGCCTCGACGAAGGCCGCTTCTACGATGCCGCCAAGGTCGCCATCGTGCCGATGGGGCACTGCTTTCCGGGGCTGGACGCCAAGGGTGGCGATCGGCCGCCGCGGGCCGAATGCGCGCCGGCCTGGAGGGCGCGCGTGTTCGCGGGGCTGCCGGCGGTGGAACTCGTTCTCGCCATCGGGCGCTATGCGCAGCTCTGGCATCTCCGCGAGGCGGCGGCGGGGACCCTGTCGGAGACGATGGCGGACTGGCGCGCGATCTGGGCCCGTCCGGACCGGCCGCGCATCCTGCCGCTGCCGCATCCGTCCTGGCGCAACAACGCCTGGCTCAGGCGCCATCCCTGGTTCGAGGCCGAGCTCGTACCGGTGCTGCGCCGGGAGGTGGCGCGCCTCGTCGGTTGA